A stretch of Microbacterium sp. 4R-513 DNA encodes these proteins:
- the hemB gene encoding porphobilinogen synthase: MSLPDAAFPAARPRRLRATPAWRRLVAETRVHPAQLVLPMFIAESVSEPVPISSMPGVVQHTTDSLKAELHRAAEAGIGGVMLFGVPEQKDAQGSGATDPDGILNVATRIAAAEVGDALVVQTDLCLDEFTDHGHCGVLDAEGRVDNDATLERYRDMGLAQAEAGSALLGLSGMMDGQVAAVREALDTAGRSDVALLGYAAKYASPFYGPFREAVQSSLQGDRRTYQLDAANRREGLREVALDVAEGADIVMVKPAMSYLDVLADAAAVSPVPVWAYQVSGEYAMVEAAAANGWIDRERTIDETITSIVRAGADAVLTYWAVEAAERWSRS, translated from the coding sequence ATGTCTCTCCCCGACGCCGCGTTCCCGGCGGCCCGTCCCCGGCGTCTGCGGGCCACCCCCGCGTGGCGCCGCCTCGTCGCCGAGACGCGCGTGCACCCCGCGCAGCTCGTCCTGCCAATGTTCATCGCGGAGAGCGTGTCCGAGCCCGTGCCGATCAGCTCGATGCCGGGCGTTGTGCAGCACACGACCGACTCGCTGAAGGCCGAGCTGCACCGAGCCGCCGAGGCCGGCATCGGCGGCGTCATGCTCTTCGGTGTGCCCGAGCAGAAGGATGCCCAGGGCTCCGGAGCGACCGACCCCGACGGCATCCTCAACGTCGCGACGCGCATCGCGGCCGCGGAGGTGGGTGACGCGCTCGTCGTGCAGACCGACCTCTGCCTCGACGAGTTCACCGACCACGGCCACTGCGGCGTGCTCGACGCCGAGGGTCGGGTGGACAACGATGCGACGCTCGAGCGCTATCGCGACATGGGTCTCGCGCAGGCCGAGGCCGGCTCAGCGCTGCTGGGCCTCTCCGGGATGATGGACGGCCAGGTCGCCGCCGTGCGTGAAGCCCTCGACACCGCCGGCCGCTCCGACGTCGCGCTGCTCGGGTACGCCGCCAAGTACGCCTCGCCGTTCTACGGTCCCTTCCGCGAGGCCGTCCAGTCATCGCTGCAGGGCGACCGCCGGACGTACCAGCTGGATGCCGCGAACCGCCGGGAAGGCCTTCGCGAAGTGGCGCTCGACGTCGCCGAGGGTGCCGACATCGTCATGGTCAAGCCGGCGATGTCCTACCTCGACGTGCTCGCCGACGCAGCCGCCGTCTCGCCCGTGCCGGTGTGGGCGTATCAGGTGAGCGGCGAGTACGCGATGGTCGAGGCCGCCGCCGCCAACGGGTGGATCGATCGGGAGCGCACGATCGACGAGACGATCACGAGCATCGTGCGTGCGGGGGCCGACGCCGTCCTCACCTACTGGGCCGTCGAGGCGGCCGAGCGGTGGTCGCGCTCATGA
- a CDS encoding FAD-dependent oxidoreductase, which produces MTSDAIVVGGGVGGLVAARRLALEGFAVTLFEQSEVLGGQVARQRISGVDLDAAAESFATRGGAVAALLDELGLANDIVTPSPSPAWLHRGDGSAVPLPATGLLGIPGDPLAPDVVRAIGREAAERAARDAELPARTGTDASSLGELVRVRMGDAVVEGLLAPVVRGVHSMSPDDLPVERAHPRLRAEVLEQGSLAAAVRALRAASPAGSAVAGIRGGMFRLVDALADECRRLGVEIELGTPVEEVSADGVIVGGRRRGGVVVRAAAPPADDGRRLTLVTLVVDAPGLHDAPRGTGLLVAPDAPGVAARALTHLTAKWQWVADALPGRHAVRLSYDGVPDDAVATATRDAGILLGTPIEEVLDATEYTWARGASASTGDLPAVGEAAAGTGLASIVPHAERTARELSNSRRIRPARGAGERMEG; this is translated from the coding sequence ATGACCTCTGACGCCATCGTCGTGGGAGGAGGCGTGGGCGGTCTCGTCGCCGCCCGCCGCCTCGCCCTCGAGGGCTTCGCGGTGACGCTCTTCGAGCAGTCCGAGGTCCTCGGCGGCCAGGTGGCGCGGCAGCGGATCTCGGGGGTCGACCTCGACGCGGCGGCTGAGTCGTTCGCGACCCGGGGCGGTGCGGTCGCCGCGCTCCTCGACGAGCTGGGCCTCGCCAACGACATCGTGACGCCCAGTCCGTCGCCGGCCTGGCTGCACCGCGGCGACGGCAGCGCCGTACCGCTCCCGGCGACCGGGCTCCTCGGCATCCCGGGCGACCCGCTCGCCCCCGACGTCGTCCGTGCGATCGGTCGCGAAGCGGCCGAGCGGGCGGCGCGCGACGCCGAGCTCCCCGCCCGGACGGGGACGGATGCCTCGTCCCTCGGCGAGCTCGTGCGCGTCCGGATGGGCGACGCCGTCGTCGAGGGGCTTCTCGCCCCGGTCGTGCGGGGCGTGCACTCGATGAGCCCCGACGACCTTCCCGTCGAGCGGGCCCACCCGCGACTGCGGGCCGAGGTGCTGGAGCAGGGGTCGCTCGCCGCCGCCGTCCGGGCGCTCCGCGCCGCGTCGCCCGCCGGATCGGCGGTCGCCGGGATCCGCGGCGGGATGTTCCGGCTCGTCGATGCGCTCGCGGACGAGTGCCGCCGGCTCGGCGTCGAGATCGAGCTCGGCACGCCGGTCGAGGAGGTGTCGGCGGACGGCGTCATCGTCGGCGGCCGCCGGCGGGGCGGCGTCGTCGTGCGGGCGGCCGCACCGCCGGCGGACGACGGGCGGCGGCTCACCCTCGTCACCCTCGTCGTCGATGCGCCGGGGCTCCACGATGCGCCTCGGGGCACGGGGCTCCTCGTCGCCCCCGATGCGCCGGGTGTCGCGGCGCGAGCCCTGACGCACCTCACCGCCAAGTGGCAGTGGGTGGCCGACGCGCTCCCCGGGCGCCACGCCGTGCGGCTGTCGTACGACGGGGTGCCGGATGACGCCGTCGCGACAGCGACGCGGGATGCCGGCATCCTTCTCGGCACTCCGATAGAAGAGGTGCTCGACGCCACCGAGTACACCTGGGCGCGGGGAGCATCGGCTTCGACCGGCGATCTCCCGGCCGTCGGTGAGGCGGCCGCCGGGACGGGGCTCGCATCGATCGTCCCGCACGCCGAGCGCACCGCCCGGGAACTCTCGAACTCGAGACGAATTCGCCCTGCCCGTGGGGCAGGGGAGAGGATGGAAGGGTGA
- the hemC gene encoding hydroxymethylbilane synthase: protein MTLRIGTRASTLARAQAGTVADALGAELVPIVSDGDRSTASLASLGGTGVFATALREALRDGEVDAVVHSFKDLPTAPADGLAIGAVPERADARDVVCSRLGAGLDELPEGARVGTGSPRRRAQVASRRPDLVLVDIRGNIDSRLERLTTDDPERALDAVILAAAGLDRIGRLDAVSEFLSLDRWPTAPAQGALAIETRAGDEHLVARLDHRMTRLAAEAERGVLARLEAGCAAPIGARAFVDDGLLFLTARVYRPDGAAHVTSSHAMPADAEAPDDLSHRVADELLAQGAAELAPLNP, encoded by the coding sequence ATGACCCTGCGGATCGGCACTCGCGCGAGCACGCTGGCCCGCGCCCAGGCCGGAACCGTCGCCGACGCGCTCGGCGCCGAACTCGTCCCGATCGTCTCGGATGGCGACCGCAGCACGGCATCCCTCGCGTCCCTCGGCGGCACCGGCGTCTTCGCCACGGCGCTGCGGGAAGCGCTGCGCGACGGCGAGGTGGATGCCGTCGTCCACTCGTTCAAGGATCTTCCGACCGCGCCAGCCGACGGCCTCGCGATCGGCGCGGTTCCCGAGCGGGCTGACGCCCGCGACGTCGTCTGCTCCCGCCTCGGTGCGGGCCTGGACGAGCTCCCCGAGGGTGCCCGCGTCGGGACGGGATCCCCGCGGCGGCGGGCGCAGGTGGCGTCGCGCCGCCCGGATCTCGTGCTCGTCGACATCCGCGGCAACATCGACTCTCGGCTCGAGCGGTTGACGACGGACGACCCCGAGCGCGCTCTCGACGCGGTCATCCTCGCGGCGGCGGGCCTCGACCGCATCGGCCGCCTCGACGCGGTGTCGGAGTTCCTCTCGCTCGACCGGTGGCCCACGGCGCCCGCGCAGGGCGCCTTGGCCATCGAGACGCGGGCCGGCGACGAGCATCTCGTCGCGCGACTCGACCATCGCATGACGCGACTGGCCGCAGAGGCCGAGCGCGGCGTCCTCGCACGGCTCGAAGCGGGCTGTGCGGCGCCGATCGGTGCCCGGGCCTTCGTAGACGACGGCCTCCTCTTCCTCACCGCCCGCGTGTACCGTCCCGACGGCGCGGCCCATGTCACCAGCTCGCACGCCATGCCGGCCGACGCCGAGGCGCCCGACGACCTGTCGCACCGCGTCGCCGACGAGCTCCTCGCGCAAGGCGCGGCCGAGCTCGCGCCCCTCAACCCCTGA
- the metG gene encoding methionine--tRNA ligase: protein MTSGRSFYITTPIYYPSDVPHIGHGYTTVAVDTLARWHRQAGDDTWMLTGTDEHGQKMMRAASANGATPQEWVDKLVSQEWFPLLKTLDVANDDFIRTTQPRHEERVKQFVQAIYDRGYIYAGEFEALYCVGCEEFKTESEIVDGEGPFEGLKVCAIHSKPLELLQEKNYFFKLSEFQEKLLELYSSVPDFIRPESARNEVVSFVKQGLKDLSISRSTFDWGITVPWDESHVIYVWVDALLNYATAVGYGGDPAEFERRWPAYHVVGKDILRFHAVIWPAMLMAAGVDVPRGVFAHGWLLVGGEKMSKSKLTGIAPTEITDVFGSDAYRFYFLSAIAFGQDGSFSWEDLSARYQAELANGFGNLASRTTAMIDRYFEGIVPPPGEYTDVDLGIQKTVRDAAAAADAAIERFRIDEAITSIWTIVDALNLYITENEPWALAKDETQRERLSTVLYTAAEGLRALAVLLSPVTPIATEKLWVALGAADTLGRLHDQPIREAGSWGILPAGSTVSALAPLFPRVEQTV from the coding sequence GTGACTTCCGGCCGTTCCTTCTACATCACGACGCCGATCTACTACCCGAGCGACGTGCCCCACATCGGCCACGGGTATACGACCGTGGCGGTCGACACCCTCGCGCGCTGGCACCGCCAGGCGGGAGACGACACCTGGATGCTGACCGGCACCGACGAGCACGGCCAGAAGATGATGCGCGCCGCGTCGGCGAACGGCGCCACGCCCCAGGAGTGGGTCGACAAGCTCGTGTCGCAGGAGTGGTTCCCCCTGCTCAAGACGCTGGATGTCGCGAACGACGACTTCATCCGCACGACGCAGCCCCGCCACGAGGAGCGCGTCAAGCAGTTCGTGCAGGCCATCTACGACCGCGGCTACATCTACGCCGGCGAGTTCGAGGCGCTGTACTGCGTGGGCTGCGAGGAGTTCAAGACGGAGTCCGAGATCGTCGACGGCGAGGGGCCGTTCGAGGGCCTCAAGGTGTGCGCGATCCACTCCAAGCCGCTCGAGCTGCTGCAGGAGAAGAACTACTTCTTCAAGCTCAGCGAGTTCCAGGAAAAGCTGCTGGAGCTCTACTCGTCGGTGCCGGACTTCATCCGGCCGGAGTCGGCGCGCAACGAGGTCGTGTCCTTCGTGAAGCAGGGCCTCAAGGACCTGTCGATCTCGCGATCGACGTTCGACTGGGGCATCACGGTGCCGTGGGACGAGTCCCACGTCATCTACGTGTGGGTCGACGCCCTGCTCAACTACGCGACGGCCGTCGGCTACGGCGGCGACCCGGCCGAGTTCGAGCGCCGCTGGCCCGCCTATCACGTGGTCGGCAAGGACATCCTGCGCTTCCACGCCGTCATCTGGCCCGCGATGCTCATGGCCGCCGGCGTGGACGTGCCCCGCGGCGTGTTCGCGCACGGCTGGCTGCTCGTCGGCGGCGAGAAGATGTCGAAGTCGAAGCTCACCGGCATCGCGCCGACCGAGATCACCGACGTCTTCGGCTCCGACGCGTACCGGTTCTACTTCCTCTCGGCGATCGCGTTCGGCCAGGACGGCTCGTTCTCGTGGGAGGACCTCTCGGCGCGATACCAGGCCGAGCTCGCGAACGGCTTCGGCAACCTGGCCTCGCGGACCACGGCCATGATCGACCGCTACTTCGAGGGCATCGTGCCGCCGCCGGGCGAGTACACCGACGTCGATCTCGGCATCCAGAAGACGGTCCGGGATGCCGCGGCCGCCGCCGACGCCGCGATCGAGCGATTCCGCATCGACGAGGCCATCACGTCGATCTGGACGATCGTCGACGCGCTCAACCTCTACATCACCGAGAACGAGCCCTGGGCGCTCGCGAAGGACGAGACGCAGCGCGAGCGTCTCAGCACCGTGCTCTACACGGCCGCCGAAGGCCTCCGCGCCCTCGCGGTGCTGCTGTCGCCCGTCACGCCGATCGCGACCGAGAAGCTGTGGGTCGCCCTCGGCGCCGCAGACACGCTCGGCCGGCTGCACGACCAGCCGATCCGCGAGGCGGGGAGCTGGGGCATCCTTCCCGCAGGTTCCACCGTGAGCGCCCTCGCACCGCTCTTCCCCCGCGTCGAGCAGACGGTCTGA
- the hemQ gene encoding hydrogen peroxide-dependent heme synthase, which translates to MWAVFRRDAHPAPVAEGAPAAAEVVAELGETVRAIYDVSGLRADADVLVWLVGDSAEGLQAALRALRRSRELAPLLPTWNALGMHRDAEFSRDHAPAFARGLAPKEWLTVYPFVRSYEWYILPSAERGQMLADHGRMGRDFPQVQSNTVASFALGDYEWILALEADDVTDLVDLMRHLRATEARRHVREEVPFFTGRRITPDELAEVLS; encoded by the coding sequence CTGTGGGCCGTGTTCCGGCGCGACGCGCACCCGGCGCCGGTCGCCGAGGGCGCGCCGGCGGCCGCCGAGGTGGTCGCGGAGCTGGGCGAGACCGTGCGCGCGATCTACGACGTCTCGGGCCTGCGCGCCGACGCCGATGTGCTGGTCTGGCTCGTGGGCGACTCCGCTGAGGGCCTGCAGGCGGCCCTGCGCGCGCTCCGCCGCTCGCGCGAGCTCGCCCCGCTCCTCCCGACGTGGAATGCGCTCGGCATGCACCGCGACGCGGAGTTCAGCCGCGACCACGCCCCGGCTTTCGCCCGCGGGCTGGCACCCAAGGAGTGGCTCACGGTCTACCCGTTCGTCCGCAGCTACGAGTGGTACATCCTTCCCTCTGCCGAGCGCGGCCAGATGCTCGCCGACCACGGCCGTATGGGGCGAGACTTCCCCCAAGTGCAGAGCAACACCGTCGCGAGCTTCGCGCTCGGCGACTACGAGTGGATCCTCGCCCTGGAGGCCGACGACGTCACCGATCTCGTCGACCTCATGCGGCACCTGCGCGCGACCGAAGCCCGGCGCCACGTGCGCGAAGAGGTGCCGTTCTTCACGGGGCGCCGCATCACCCCCGACGAGCTCGCCGAGGTGCTCTCATGA
- the hemE gene encoding uroporphyrinogen decarboxylase produces the protein MTSPLSALSASHPLLDGRTSDSPLVRAARGDRPATPPVWFMRQAGRSLPEYRASRAGTEMLDACLTPDLAAEITLQPVRRHGVDAAVFFSDIVIPVLLAGVGVRIVAGRGPVLDEPIRTASDVLRLRPVEPEALAPITDAVSIVVRELGDTPLVGFGGAPYTLASYLIEGGPSKDQLRARAMMRTDPRTWATLLNWCADVTGAFLRAQVEAGASVVQLFDSWAGSLSRTDYQRRVAPHSRRAFDALRGFEVPKIHFGLGMGEMLDLLPPLGADVIGIDWRLPLDEANDRLGGRLPLQGNIDPAFLTGPWNLVEAHVRDVVARGAAAPAHIVNLGHGVPPETDPEVLTRIVELVHDL, from the coding sequence GTGACTTCGCCTCTGAGCGCCCTCTCCGCGTCCCATCCGCTTCTCGACGGACGGACGTCGGACTCCCCCCTCGTCCGCGCCGCGCGCGGCGACCGCCCGGCCACGCCGCCGGTGTGGTTCATGCGGCAGGCGGGGCGGTCCCTCCCCGAGTACCGCGCCAGCCGCGCCGGCACCGAGATGCTCGACGCGTGCCTGACTCCGGATCTCGCCGCAGAGATCACGCTGCAGCCGGTCCGCCGCCACGGCGTCGACGCTGCGGTGTTCTTCAGCGACATCGTGATCCCGGTGCTGCTGGCCGGTGTGGGCGTGCGCATCGTCGCAGGCCGTGGGCCCGTCCTCGACGAGCCCATCCGCACCGCGTCCGATGTGCTGCGGCTCCGGCCCGTCGAGCCGGAAGCGCTCGCGCCCATCACCGACGCGGTGTCGATCGTCGTGCGCGAATTGGGCGACACGCCGCTCGTCGGCTTCGGCGGCGCCCCGTACACGCTTGCGAGCTACCTCATCGAGGGCGGCCCGTCGAAGGATCAGCTGCGCGCTCGGGCCATGATGCGCACCGACCCGCGCACGTGGGCGACGCTGCTCAACTGGTGCGCCGACGTGACGGGCGCCTTCCTGCGGGCGCAGGTCGAGGCGGGCGCCAGCGTCGTGCAGCTCTTCGACTCGTGGGCGGGCTCGCTCTCGCGCACCGACTACCAGCGCCGCGTCGCCCCGCACTCCCGCCGGGCGTTCGACGCGCTCCGCGGATTCGAGGTGCCGAAGATCCACTTCGGCCTCGGCATGGGCGAGATGCTCGACCTGCTGCCGCCCCTCGGAGCCGACGTGATCGGCATCGACTGGCGCCTTCCGCTCGACGAGGCGAACGACCGCCTCGGCGGCCGCCTTCCGCTGCAGGGGAACATCGACCCCGCCTTCCTCACGGGCCCCTGGAATCTCGTCGAGGCGCATGTCCGCGACGTCGTGGCCCGTGGTGCGGCCGCCCCGGCGCACATCGTCAATCTGGGGCACGGCGTGCCGCCCGAGACCGACCCCGAGGTGCTGACCCGGATCGTGGAACTCGTGCATGACCTCTGA
- the rsmI gene encoding 16S rRNA (cytidine(1402)-2'-O)-methyltransferase, translating to MIILAATPIGNLGDASRRLVEALESATVIAAEDTRTTQRLLAALGVGNRPRLIALHDHNEKQRAAELVELARDGDVLLLSDAGMPTVSDPGYGVVAAAAAAGVDVTVIPGPSAVVTALAVSGLPTDRFTFEGFLPRKPGERRASLAALARETRTMVFFESPARVEASLADMASAFGSDRRAAVCRELTKLHEEVARGSLAELVRWAAEGVRGEIVVVVAGAAAVEVGFDEAVGQVEELVAGGTRLKDAAAEVSGHTGHSSRELYQAALALRASRAGT from the coding sequence GTGATCATCCTGGCCGCGACCCCTATCGGAAACCTGGGGGATGCCTCGCGCCGCCTCGTCGAGGCGCTCGAGTCCGCGACGGTCATCGCGGCCGAGGACACGCGCACCACGCAGCGCCTGCTCGCGGCGCTCGGCGTCGGCAACCGGCCCCGGCTGATCGCCCTGCACGACCACAACGAGAAGCAGCGCGCGGCCGAACTCGTCGAGCTCGCACGCGACGGTGACGTCCTGCTGCTCTCGGACGCCGGCATGCCGACTGTGAGCGATCCGGGGTACGGGGTCGTGGCCGCGGCCGCAGCGGCCGGCGTCGACGTCACGGTGATCCCCGGACCGAGCGCCGTCGTGACCGCGCTCGCCGTCTCTGGGCTTCCGACCGACCGGTTCACCTTCGAGGGGTTCCTTCCCCGCAAGCCGGGGGAGCGGCGGGCCTCGCTCGCAGCGCTCGCGCGGGAGACCCGCACGATGGTGTTCTTCGAGTCGCCGGCGCGGGTCGAGGCATCCCTCGCAGACATGGCCTCGGCGTTCGGCTCGGACCGCAGGGCAGCCGTGTGCCGGGAGCTCACCAAGCTGCACGAAGAGGTGGCGCGGGGGTCGCTCGCCGAGCTCGTGAGGTGGGCCGCCGAGGGAGTGCGCGGAGAGATCGTCGTCGTGGTGGCGGGAGCCGCCGCCGTCGAGGTCGGCTTCGACGAGGCCGTCGGGCAGGTCGAGGAGCTCGTGGCGGGCGGCACGAGACTCAAGGATGCCGCGGCCGAGGTCTCCGGCCACACCGGCCATTCTTCCCGTGAGCTGTATCAGGCGGCGCTCGCACTGCGAGCGAGCCGAGCCGGTACCTGA
- a CDS encoding glutamate-1-semialdehyde 2,1-aminomutase encodes MITNADAATRARAVIPGGVNSPVRAFGSVGGTPLSIVSARGPLVTDVTGRDYVDLVASWGPALLGHAHPEVVAAVQEAASRGLSFGASTPGETELAELVIDRLSIDGTPGIEKLRLVSTGTEATMTAIRIARGATGRDVVIKFAGHYHGHSDGLLAESGSGVATLGLPGSAGVPADIAGLTLVLPYNDRAAVLAAFEAHPGRIAAIIAEAAGANAGVLTPDEGFNRFLVDTAHDHGALFILDEVLTGFRVSVAGWWGLERTAGQDWVPDLVTFGKVIGGGMPLAGIGGRADLLDLLAPLGPVYQAGTLSGNPLAVAAGLATLRLADAEVYGRVDAAASVVSQALGDALTEAGVAHVISYAGSLFSVAFRDAPVRDYADARSQDAWRYPAFFHAMLDAGVSLPPSVFEAWFLTAAHDDAALARVIDALPVAARAAAAATPA; translated from the coding sequence ATGATCACGAATGCGGATGCCGCGACCCGCGCTCGGGCGGTGATCCCCGGCGGCGTGAACTCGCCTGTGCGGGCCTTCGGCTCGGTCGGCGGGACGCCGCTCTCCATCGTCTCGGCCCGGGGGCCGCTCGTCACCGACGTCACAGGCCGCGACTACGTCGACCTCGTCGCCTCGTGGGGGCCGGCGCTCCTCGGCCACGCCCACCCCGAGGTGGTCGCCGCCGTCCAGGAGGCGGCTTCCCGGGGCCTCTCGTTCGGAGCGTCGACGCCGGGTGAGACCGAGCTCGCCGAGCTCGTCATCGACCGCCTAAGCATCGACGGCACCCCGGGCATCGAGAAGCTGCGCCTCGTGTCGACCGGGACCGAGGCGACCATGACGGCGATCCGCATCGCGCGCGGCGCGACCGGGCGAGACGTCGTCATCAAGTTCGCGGGGCACTATCACGGCCACTCCGACGGTCTGCTCGCCGAGTCCGGATCCGGTGTCGCGACACTCGGCCTCCCCGGCTCCGCCGGCGTGCCGGCCGACATCGCGGGCCTCACGCTCGTGCTTCCCTACAACGACCGCGCGGCCGTCCTCGCCGCGTTCGAGGCGCACCCCGGCCGCATCGCGGCGATCATCGCCGAGGCGGCGGGCGCGAACGCCGGCGTCCTCACGCCCGACGAGGGCTTCAACCGCTTCCTCGTCGACACGGCGCATGACCACGGCGCGCTGTTCATCCTCGATGAGGTGCTCACCGGCTTCCGCGTGAGCGTCGCCGGCTGGTGGGGCCTCGAGCGGACCGCCGGGCAGGACTGGGTGCCCGACCTGGTGACCTTCGGCAAGGTCATCGGCGGCGGCATGCCCCTCGCCGGGATCGGCGGGCGAGCCGACCTCCTCGATCTCCTCGCTCCGCTCGGCCCGGTGTATCAGGCGGGCACGCTGAGCGGCAATCCGCTCGCGGTCGCGGCCGGGCTCGCGACGCTGCGGCTCGCCGACGCAGAGGTGTACGGGCGGGTGGATGCCGCGGCATCCGTCGTGTCCCAGGCACTCGGCGACGCGCTCACCGAAGCGGGCGTCGCCCACGTCATCTCGTACGCCGGAAGCCTCTTCTCGGTCGCGTTCCGGGACGCGCCGGTGCGCGATTACGCGGATGCGCGCAGCCAGGACGCCTGGCGGTACCCGGCGTTCTTCCACGCCATGCTCGACGCGGGTGTCTCGCTGCCGCCGAGCGTCTTCGAGGCCTGGTTCCTGACGGCGGCGCACGACGACGCGGCGCTCGCCCGGGTGATCGATGCGCTGCCCGTCGCCGCTCGAGCGGCGGCTGCGGCGACACCGGCCTGA
- a CDS encoding phospholipid carrier-dependent glycosyltransferase: MTTTSEPLLPQPLAPEVRPTFYERWRTRLDSDPRVHRLWSWLAPLLVTLLAAVLRFWNLGHPHAIVFDETYYVKDAWSQWHLGYPSTWPKNPDYAFADGSTDSFTEHPAYVVHPPLGKWIIGLGMALFGADSSFGWRFSVAVFGTATVLVLYLLARSLGGSIVYATVAALFMAVDGLGIVLSRVAILDGILTFFVVLAFWFVVLDRRRHRERLEAAILARSDGLPVAWGPVFWNRPWILAAGAAIGAATAVKWSGLWVLAALGVYLVVDDALARRRAGVLSWPTDALRQGLATFLLFVPVAFVVYLVSWTGWLVTDGGYDRHAVDDNPATGFWTWVPLSLQNLWHYHQSIYGSNINLTSPHNYASPAWQWPLMLRPTSMYYHGMATGVDGCTAGGNGCSEGITSIANPLLWWAAVIAVVYLVWRAIAKRDGRDWLVLTGIVATYVPWLLYPERTIFQFYTIVILPFMLLALTTTLRDLAQLKTQRGFALGRWAAGVLIVAVVLVSAWYYPVWTAMNVPYDFWYLHFNRAGWI, encoded by the coding sequence GTGACCACCACCTCGGAGCCGCTGCTTCCGCAGCCCCTCGCACCCGAGGTGCGTCCCACCTTCTACGAGCGCTGGCGCACTCGGCTCGACTCGGATCCTCGCGTCCACCGGCTGTGGAGCTGGCTCGCGCCGCTGCTCGTGACGCTCCTGGCCGCGGTGCTGCGCTTCTGGAACCTGGGGCATCCGCACGCGATCGTCTTCGACGAGACGTATTACGTGAAGGATGCCTGGAGCCAGTGGCATCTCGGATACCCGTCCACCTGGCCGAAGAACCCCGACTACGCCTTCGCGGACGGAAGCACCGACAGCTTCACCGAGCATCCCGCCTACGTCGTGCATCCGCCGCTCGGCAAGTGGATCATCGGCCTCGGCATGGCGCTCTTCGGGGCCGACTCCTCGTTCGGGTGGCGCTTCTCGGTCGCGGTCTTCGGCACGGCGACTGTGCTCGTGCTCTACCTCCTTGCCCGATCGCTCGGCGGCTCGATCGTCTATGCGACGGTCGCGGCCCTCTTCATGGCCGTCGACGGTCTGGGGATCGTGCTCAGCCGCGTCGCCATCCTGGACGGCATCCTCACCTTCTTCGTCGTCCTCGCCTTCTGGTTCGTCGTCCTGGACCGACGGCGACATCGTGAGCGGCTCGAAGCCGCCATCCTGGCGAGATCCGACGGGCTTCCCGTGGCGTGGGGGCCCGTGTTCTGGAACCGCCCGTGGATCCTTGCGGCGGGCGCGGCGATCGGCGCGGCGACCGCTGTCAAGTGGTCGGGACTCTGGGTGCTCGCGGCCCTCGGCGTCTACCTCGTCGTCGACGACGCGCTCGCGCGGCGCAGGGCCGGGGTTCTCTCGTGGCCGACGGACGCACTGCGCCAGGGCCTCGCGACGTTCCTTCTGTTCGTCCCCGTCGCGTTCGTCGTCTATCTCGTGTCGTGGACCGGATGGCTCGTGACCGACGGCGGCTACGACCGGCATGCCGTCGACGACAATCCGGCCACGGGATTCTGGACGTGGGTGCCCCTGTCGCTGCAGAACCTCTGGCACTACCACCAGTCGATCTACGGATCGAACATCAACCTGACGTCACCCCACAACTATGCGAGCCCCGCCTGGCAGTGGCCGCTCATGTTGCGCCCGACGTCGATGTACTACCACGGCATGGCGACGGGCGTGGACGGGTGCACGGCCGGCGGCAACGGCTGCTCGGAGGGCATCACGAGCATTGCGAACCCGCTCCTGTGGTGGGCGGCCGTCATCGCCGTCGTCTACCTCGTGTGGCGCGCGATCGCCAAGCGCGACGGCCGGGATTGGCTCGTCCTGACGGGCATCGTGGCAACCTACGTCCCGTGGCTGCTCTATCCCGAGCGGACGATCTTCCAGTTCTACACGATCGTCATCCTGCCGTTCATGCTCCTCGCACTCACGACGACTCTGCGCGATCTCGCGCAGCTCAAAACCCAGCGAGGCTTCGCGCTCGGCCGGTGGGCGGCCGGCGTGCTGATCGTCGCGGTCGTCCTCGTCTCGGCGTGGTACTACCCGGTGTGGACGGCCATGAACGTGCCGTACGACTTCTGGTACCTGCACTTCAACCGCGCGGGCTGGATTTAG